A stretch of Cicer arietinum cultivar CDC Frontier isolate Library 1 chromosome 5, Cicar.CDCFrontier_v2.0, whole genome shotgun sequence DNA encodes these proteins:
- the LOC101504922 gene encoding uncharacterized protein ycf20 — MAHSMSLISIGLGFGQIPKTKVSVCGRFSPRSSVRLRIQAVQENGGPRRLVDIIRLVPDLSRNYFRTPSRRTLFGGISLLGGFYVAQTISLSFGALGVNDVIAAVVCVLLTEYVTKFYYSRPKITFPVALLNNFKMGFTYGLFIDAFKLAS; from the coding sequence ATGGCACATTCAATGAGCTTGATCTCTATCGGCCTCGGATTTGGTCAAATTCCTAAAACTAAAGTCAGTGTATGTGGAAGGTTTAGTCCAAGATCTTCAGTGAGGCTTCGAATTCAGGCTGTGCAAGAAAACGGCGGACCACGGAGACTAGTCGACATTATCAGACTCGTGCCTGACCTCTCGAGGAATTACTTTAGAACTCCTTCACGCAGGACTTTGTTTGGTGGAATCTCCTTGTTGGGTGGATTCTATGTTGCGCAAACAATTTCACTGTCTTTTGGAGCTCTAGGAGTCAATGATGTTATTGCTGCAGTGGTATGTGTTCTTCTTACTGAGTATGTAACTAAGTTCTATTACAGCCGACCGAAAATTACTTTCCCTGTTGCTCTTCTCAACAACTTCAAGATGGGCTTCACATATGGACTTTTCATTGATGCCTTTAAGCTTGCTAGTTGA